A genomic region of Metopolophium dirhodum isolate CAU chromosome 1, ASM1992520v1, whole genome shotgun sequence contains the following coding sequences:
- the LOC132936661 gene encoding uncharacterized protein LOC132936661, with the protein MPNENVPNSYDKTDIIHIEADSVSGAIYDIMVQISQHHDVGGDQKLNKAPRNIRADCLSAWARNESNDVEPLPKQCTGDCGRRCSKNENTNKLNNGEELSSYKIYGKTTIVKTEAYSVSSVLRHHRPKYITSLIGTPVLKHSSGRKARLIKIDSNETETTYLSLPRAGEKRKMVLTEDSDKKFKKVYLPDEISHPVKSIMFADDTHIYLKGKNIKSMTRQLQDCLNDLSKWCFHSGFIFSPEKTKCIMFTKKKQSSKPKSFLGNTPLPFVNNIKILGLMFDSKLTWKPHISKTKTTTTKSINILKTLSHAEWGAESNILINLYRSLVRSKLDYGSICYTNANPNVLKTIDIIHNSGLRVATGAFRSSPIPSILSISGEPPLHIRRIKLALNYIARILSSPENSTLPFLTHNRFANTFCSNPNLKKPLGQRMLYEMSHTNIDPNLIIKRECSVVPPWRVPTFLVDTSLADHSKKETLNVIYKNLFNEIMDSFPSEPQIYTDASKTNSGVTIAIINGEQSISYKLPDHNSIYTAEYFALLEGVHLAIQLPDSTINICTDSLSALNNLKYNLHSSILAIKISNIIENANKNIRFIWTPGHSGIDGNEKADKAAREAVNNPLTEIRTYSSLIDIHRNVNTYCTNLWESEWRRTPNNKLREIKNTTEYWPKPHTSNRKDEVVINRLRIGHSKMSHGHLMRREEPAMCVAMLTMWTTWTMCIETSLE; encoded by the exons ATGCCGAACGAAAATGTGCCAAATAGTTATGACAAAACAGATATTATTCACATTGAAGCAGATTCAGTATCTGGTGCTATATACGACATAATGGTCCAGATATCACAACACC ATGACGTGGGCGGTGACCAAAAATTGAACAAA GCTCCCAGGAATATCCGTGCTGATTGTTTGAGTGCTTGGGCCAGAAACGAATCCAATGATGTGGAACCGTTACCGAAACAGTGCACGGGTGATTGTGGCCGTCGTTGCA gtaAAAATGAGAACACTAATAAACTAAACAATGGTGAAGAGCTGAGCAGTTATAAGAT TTATGGCAAGACAACTATTGTTAAAACTGAAGCATATTCAGTATCAAGTGTCTTACGTCACCATCGTCCAAAATATATCACATCATTGATTGGAACACCAGTCTTAAAACATAGTTCTGGAAGGAAAGCACGATTGATTAAAATAGATTCAAATGAAACTGAAACAACATACCTTTCACTACCTAGAGCCggggaaaaaagaaaaatggtaCTGACTGAGGATAgcgacaaaaaatttaaaaaa GTTTATCTACCTGATGAAATTTCACATCCTGTCAAATCAATTATGTTTGCCGATGACACACATATTTATCTCAAAGGGAAAAACATTAAATCAATGACACGTCAACTCCAAGATTGCCTAAACGATCTGTCCAAGTGGTGCTTCCACTCAGGTTTTATTTTCTCACCAGAAAAAaccaaatgtataatgtttaccAAAAAGAAACAAAGTTCAAAACCAAAGTCATTTTTGGGAAACACACCCTTACCCTTtgtaaacaacataaaaattctaGGTTTGATGTTTGATAGCAAGCTTACTTGGAAACCTCATATAAGTAAGACCAAAACAACCACGACCAAAAGTATCAATATCTTAAAAACGTTGAGCCATGCTGAATGGGGAGCtgaaagtaatatattaatcaacttATATAGATCTCTCGTTAGGTCCAAATTAGACTATGGGTCCATCTGCTATACCAATGCAAACCCCAATGTTCTTAAAACAATTGATATAATTCACAACAGTGGTCTAAGAGTTGCAACTGGAGCTTTTCGAAGCAGCCCCATTCCAAGTATATTATCTATCTCTGGAGAACCACCCCTTCACATTCGTAGAATCAAATTAGCTCTAAATTATATTGCTCGCATCCTATCCTCCCCAGAAAATTCAACATTACCATTCTTAACACATAATCgttttgcaaatacattttgctCCAATCCCAATCTAAAAAAACCACTGGGTCAAAGGATGTTATATGAAATGTCACACACCAATATTGATCCAAATTTAATTATCAAACGAGAATGCAGTGTGGTGCCCCCTTGGAGGGTTCCAACATTTCTTGTGGACACCAGCCTAGCGGATCATAGTAAAAAAGAAacgttaaatgttatatataaaaatttattcaaTGAAATCATGGACTCTTTTCCATCTGAACCACAAATCTATACAGATGCCTCAAAAACAAACTCAGGTGTTACGATCGCTATCATAAACGGAGAGCAATCCATATCGTACAAATTACCAGACCATAACAGTATATATACGGCGGAATACTTTGCACTCCTGGAAGGAGTCCACCTAGCCATTCAACTACCCGATTCCACCATTAACATTTGTACAGATTCGCTCAGCGCTCTAAACAATctgaaatacaatttacacTCAAGCATCTTAGCAATCAAAATAAGCAACATCATTGAAAATGCCAACAAAAACATACGGTTCATATGGACACCTGGCCACAGCGGAATTGATGGCAACGAGAAAGCTGACAAAGCAGCTCGTGAAGCAGTAAATAACCCTCTGACTGAAATACGCACGTACTCCTCACTCATCGACATCCATAGAAATGTCAACACCTATTGTACCAATCTATGGGAATCTGAATGGCGTCGTACACCCAATAACAAACtgagagaaataaaaaatactaccgAATACTGGCCTAAACCCCATACATCAAATCGTAAAGATGAAGTAGTTATCAATAGATTACGTATAGGTCACTCAAAGATGTCCCATGGTCATCTTATGCGCAGAGAAGAACCAGCAAT GTGTGTCGCGATGTTGACAATGTGGACAACGTGGACAATGTGTATTGAGACTTCTCTGGAATAA